The following are from one region of the Paraglaciecola sp. L1A13 genome:
- a CDS encoding Card1-like endonuclease domain-containing protein has translation MQPISVRLANILRLSLGPIAQSAIASHKFINAGTQAYRQQCKQIDHLVDAKTVKNELDTVAIMNKKLHIIECKTKRIKGADDTHILYKLNSRNELLRDIAGKTPLASLHQITNAHIAPRQT, from the coding sequence TTGCAACCCATATCTGTTCGCTTAGCGAATATCCTACGACTGTCCTTAGGCCCGATTGCCCAATCCGCTATTGCGAGTCATAAGTTTATTAATGCTGGAACTCAAGCATACCGTCAACAATGTAAGCAAATAGATCACCTAGTAGACGCCAAGACAGTTAAAAACGAGTTGGATACCGTCGCCATTATGAATAAAAAGCTGCATATAATCGAATGTAAAACTAAACGTATCAAGGGAGCCGATGATACACATATCCTTTACAAGCTGAATTCTCGAAATGAGCTACTGAGGGACATCGCTGGCAAAACGCCATTAGCTTCTTTGCACCAGATCACCAATGCACATATAGCCCCGCGGCAGACTTAG